The genome window CAGTGAGAAGGGGAGATTTCTGTTGGCCTAAAGCATGACGTGGTTTAATGTAGAATGTGGCATAATGACACCATTGCCATTAATAATATCATTAAATACTTGCCTGTATGTATATTTGTGAACTATTAGTGCATCATATTCTGCTATACTCTGTTGCTTATTGCCAAAAAGATGCTCAAGAACAGAGGACCACTCCAGGGAAGAAACCCAAGCCAAGCAAACCAAAACTTGGGAAAGCAACAAATAAAGGACCCAGAGCTGTAACAGCCAAACCAAAGATCAAAGCTACACCTGTAGCCCCGGCACAGACCTTCCTCACACAGGTTTTTGATCTAGGACACAATAAGTTTTGATGTATTCGAGGAAAactcataaaacacataaaaatgactgcATCAGAATCTAACTGTGGGATTTTATTTCTGACATAAAGGTGCTTAATAGAGGGAAATTTAAGAAGGTGGGAGAAACTATAAGTGTGCAGACAGGAGACACTCTGGAGCTGAGGTGCAGGGGCAAACCTGTGCGGTGGAGCGTCCCCACGTACctggaggaggatgatgatggaAGGCTCAGGTAAGCTAAGCAGTCAAACAAAATCTTAAAGGtaaagttcagattttttgaagtgaggttgtatgcGGTACTTACCTGTAGTCAAGTATAGCTTTAATTAGAATACATTCATGTCCTATGTATGTTTTTGCAGAGGAACTGTAGCTATAACTGTAGATTAGTTTCACCAaagtcaaaaaacaacacaaacaaactgagcgGTCagggcagcggtagaccagcaactcttgtgttctgtgagaaaaaaataactgtttttgtcaaaggctCCTAGCAGcattgctagctagcttagcgtGCTAATTTTACAGACATTATCATTAACATAAGTTTGTTCGACTAATTCTGCACTAGTAATGGTAATACTAGTTGACATGAACCATACCTGTTAAATCTAGTTCGGGTTATCTCATCTAACAGCTGGACAATCGTTAGTTAGCTCATGTTTGCTAACTAGCAGCTTACCTTGGAGCAGACATATGTGTCTTTTGATCTTGGAGATATTAAGTTGGGAGTGGGCTCTCCCACAGTGTTTAATCCAGAGTCGGCAACGCTCctcttgttttttgagttttggaaaaggggaaaaaaatgactcatCCTGCTAAACTCTGAGGGTGACTGTCGTCATATTTTCAAGTCCAGTATGCACACCGTTTCACCATGTTGCTCATAGCTTGATGGACCTTCTTCGCTTAATAACGGTTGCTAAGATATGATTGGACGAGGAGTGTTCAGGGGAGGAGTTTTGCAAACAGTCAATTCCCCTTGCATTAACTTAAACAGGGTTGTCTTACAGCAAGGTGAAGCAGTTGAaaacattctaaatatagtgtacacttcaactaatattgattttttttttaaggttaaaatatgttttgctgctgcctccatccacagcagtacatttctTAGCTTATGTGTCAGTACTCCTGCTTTTAAAAACTGGGGGCATACCAATTACCATtaactgtaggtaatacactgacaaaggataagtacctcataaaaCCCCACTTCCAAACATTCAAACCATCTCTTAAATTATGTATGATgaacaaatcaatcaaaatcattcGAATTACTTAATGACTTAGCTGTTTTGGCTCTCCAGGACTGTCCAACATGAGCGATATGGCGTTCTGACATTAGTCAACACTACTGGTGCAGACACAGGGGAGTACACGTGTTATCCAATGTACTGTGAAGACACCGACTGCAGGAAGGAGTATGACAAAGCTGTCAAAGTCTTTGTCTTCTTTCCCGGTACAGTGAATAAACTGTTATTGTTGCTTACATGTGCACTTCTCAAAACTGCACGTCTCTGCTTTATTTTCCCAGCCAGCTTGATATGAATCCAGTTTACAGTCACATGTTATCTTATCATCAATCTTGCCATATCTTCTGACTGCACCACTCAGACCCGCAAGAACTATTTGTTCCGTCTGCCGACTACTACGAGGTGATTCAGCTGAGGACCAACTGGCCGACGCTCCTCCCCTGCCAGGTGACGTCACCTGAGGCTAAAGTGACTCTGCACCGCGAGTTCCCACCAGCGGAAGTGGCAGTGGACGGGACGGAGATCTCCTTTAACGTCAAGAAGGGCTTCACCATTCATCGACCCCGGCCTTATCATGCTGGAGCCTTGTTCTGTGTCGCCAGTCTGGGCAACCTGAGGCAGAGCTCCACCAAGTACATGCTCATCTATGTTAACTGTGAGTCAACCACTCATTTAATTCTGAATTAATTTTTCCCATAATGCTAATCACAGACAAAGCCTCTCCCAGCATGCATCAGGCAGGTAAGCAGAGAAATACCATGTACAGTATAAAGATACAGAGGATCATAATCACAAGCCATTTAGAGTCCACCTAATTTGCATGCAGTGGTAAATGGTGGTAAATGAATCAATTAGCCAATCAAAGACTACTTGTAGTGCTTGTTACTGTAACAGCAGTAACCTAACACTTACCTGCACTAGTTCAATAGACTGTAAACTCAACTCAGTTAAAGAGGCACTCGTAAAAAGTGAATGATTAAAATATGGATGAAATGATATCCCAAACTTAAAACCTGATCTCAGATGCAGTGAGCAGCATTCTCTTTAGTCAAATGTGTTAAGAAATGTATGTGAAAATCAAATTTTACAACAATGTGGAATACACCAAAACACATAAATTAGTATATTATAGACATATCATAGACCCATAACttgcaacaaaaatatatacggTGCTACAAAGCTCAGAGTTAGCCTGCAGACCAGTACAGAATGCTACACAGATTGAACACAAAAAGAAGATTTAATAGTAACGTCCAcatcaaaaaagtatcaatgcATGTATCAAACACACTTATTGCAGCTAATGGTTCATTATACAGCACAATTTCACTTAAACCCATAACAACCAGAGCTACTAGCAGACCTGCATTCAACTCACACAAATCAACAGGTgactaaacaaacacaaagtgatTCAGAGTTCTGCAGCTCTGTCCCTGTCCACGCAAACCAAGCGATACCATCAACACTAAGAGTTTCAACGAGTTAAATGCTCACAGACAGCCAGGTGAGCGTCACTGTGAGTCCAGACTGTTTATCAGAAGAAGCAGCAGCCAGGACCAATATATGTTGCGTAATGACACTGCGTAACACTGagactataaataaaacatgataatcAATAACTTAAAACTCTCCATCTTAATGTTGCCACTGAGTGTCTGCAGAGGCCTGCAGGGGTCACAGTTGCATGTTAGTATAATGGAGGCTACATCACATGATGACCTGCAGCAGCTTATTTGACTATTTAGCTTTGTAGTTTCATTATGTTAACGTTGTAAACATTTCATCTGCgaattttaatcatttaaaatttcttcagaataCTACACTAGAAGTAACTACACAGTCgcctataaagttggaataaaatgtttttttacctctttccatgaaattattgtgacaatgtcaattattattgacagatgaAGTGTCTTctatcttctcaaaacgttattaatcatgctcttccaaacatatattaaaatgaaaccacaactaACAGAGgaaactaaattattccaactttatgggcgatcATGGATTTGTCCTGGCATTCTTGTTACACTGAGTATCTTTTTAATGCACTTATACATAAAGTAGCACTACTTCTCAAAGAGGTCATTGCAGTACTCCTTATGGATATGCATGTTTCAGATGGCAGAAGAAAACCTggcagaacatgcaaactctgcACAGAAAGTTGCAAGTTGCAGTTTCACTATGCTGACTGATCCAAGTGCCTGTTTCTGGATTCTTGATTGGTAACTTATCACCTTCATTACTGACTTGTATTCCACATTTGCCCCCAGACCCCAtggctcctcctgctccagtgATTCAGGCCTCATCGAGCTCAGTGTCTGTGGGTGAGAATCTGCGTGTCAGCTGCTCTGCAGTGGGGGAACAGGACGTGGTTGTGGAGTTCACCTGGGAATACCCAGGACAGCAGGTCAGACACTCAAAGAGAGGGGGCTAAATACAgctttttgctttaaaatatgGCATACTCACTATATGATAAAGTTCGGGTTGGTTGTGAGACAAAGTAAGTGAAGGATCTGTGTAATTGATGTGTATGCATCATATAGCTTACCCTGTGTTTTTAGCTAGTTCATTATTAGTAAGCAGGCATCCAACCTACGGACTGCAGAGCATCCAGGCCTTTAATCATCTATTAATGATTTATTAACTTTTAAGATCCAACTTAGAGACTTGTTGTAAAGATGACACTTTCACTTTAATGCTGtacattatgtattttttatccaAACTGAACTGAGCACCTGTTCTGTTGCAGATTGGGAGGCCCCTGTACACACAGGACAGCCTCACTCCAGTCGGTGGAGGAACACAGCAGTCTCAGTCTGTCCTCCTGGTGGACGAGGTGAGGGAGGTGGACCAGGGAACATACACCTGCACCGCCCAGAACCTGCAAGGAGCCAAATCAGTGTCTATCGCTGTTAAAGTTGTCCCTAAAGCAAAACCTAAAAAACCATGAAGCATCAAATCTGGATGACATCACCCTCTctcagatgagagagagagagagagagagagagagagagagagagagaggtggagatcAGGTGCTGCTCCGTCACAGTATTAAACAGTATTTTATCAGTCTCACATGAATATATAATTACAACACAACTCATCTTCTCCTTCTGTCACCTTGAGTAGCAGAAACACCCTGCAGCATCACAATAATAACAGATTTTGTTGTTTAgatgaatgtatgtatattgttGGGCATTAAGCTTGTGTATTCAAACttttatatgcatatattatttcctgtctttttctACTTGTTTCATAATGTGCATGACTTGCCAAAGATGAaggcatataaaataaaatacgatacaataaaaaaaataaacagttgtgatgatattgtttttataaaatatgCATATGCATCCATAAACATGTAGCTTAATTTTTCCATAATGTGATACATTATGTAAAGATTATGTTGATTATTGTTGTGAcgttcatatttatttttcacaaataCAATCATCTCACaattttgttaacatttttttagaacTTTCAAAAATAGATGAGTTGATAAATATTATACcaagaaacaaagcaaaaaaaggtCTGTTAGTAACCTAAATTGACAAGAAATTAATCTGCAACAATTCAAATTGAATTAGGTTAGTTTAGgaagaaatgtcaaaaatatcTTAGATTCtcaaatgtgatttctttagtTTCTGTATTTTGACTATGTGGGTGTCTCACTGTtgttcagacaaaacaagagatgtgactccctggatttttttttctttttagaggCTGTAGCTCAATATTCAgttattatattaaaactatAAGATCTGAAGAATTaattggtaccaaccatgtcatgatatGTTGAGAAGGGGGTGAAATAACAACAGGCAAATCAaaaaagttaggctattttagGGATTTTCAAAGCAGGCCTCTtacctttgacctcaagatatctatATGAAAATGCCCCCTAAGGGTCTTCTCTTTACATTAATGACTGCTTTATGATAAtacaatgcaatgcaatgcttaataagtaaatatataatAGGTAAATATATAAGGCAAACTAttatacatttactcaaatgctgtacttaagtgcaatttttaGGCACTTATACTTTACATGAGTATTTcgattttatgtaactttatatttctacttcattacattcaagcaaatattggactttttattccactacatttagctgccagctttagttacttttcaggtcgagatttaaaatgaaaacatgatcaatttaaagtgagcaagacactgaaccccaaaattgcTCCCAATACTGCGTTCATCGATgcgtgaatgaattcccaatggtggcaggtggcaccgtttagggtagcctcttccaccagtatgaatgtgtgtgtgaacaggtgaatgagccAAGTGCTATAtcagtgcaggtccatttaacatttacttttgaatgtaggacttttacttgtagtggagtaattgaacagtgtgatattagtacttttatttaagtaaggaatttgaatattttttctacCACTGGTTCTTGTCATGTAATATTTTATCCCATTGCATATGGATATTTCTGCATacaacccccaattctcaaTAATAGGAGGCAGAATGACACTGAGCTCTTAAAAATTGTCAGTCATGAAAATAATAGTTAGTTGCCACCTAACGGGAAAGATAATTATGTTATCCCCTTagaaggataaaaaaaagtcttcctGTCAGTTGGCCCTGTGGTAACGGTTTGATGTAAGTTAAAATTAGGAAGTCAAAACATGTCCCTGGAAGCACATTGGTTAAGGAAAATGCGGGTTTGGTGCtcctgattttttcttttttgtctatGTAGCGCACCAACACGCCTGATCGCTAGATGGCGTTGTTCTCCTTCACAACTTGAAGTGTGTCAGTCCAGGCACCGGGGGACAGCCAGGCACATGTTTCCCAGCCTCTCACTCTGTTCAAACCTCCGAGAGGGAAAAGAGACAGTCCCAGTGTGCGCACCGCCAGCAGGCTGATCGTTGTCTACTGCTCCGCACCAAGTCCTGGAAAATATCCTGCGGAGCCACGTAAACACCGCTTCTTTCCTTATATAACCAACGAGAGACTAAACTGCAGCAGAGTACCAGTGCCGGTCCAAGAGATGTCCTGCGTGCAGAATATGGTGAGCGCcaatttttctaatattttcgTGATCCGCTCTCTCCTGCACATGCAGCACTGCAGCCTGGATCTGTGTCAGTGCTGGGGCATGGTGTGTTGTGGTCCATGTTGATGACATGTTCAAAACTTTCTGCAGACTTGTAGATATGCTCGAATCTGCAGGTGAAAGCCTTTAAAGTAGTGACACAGTTCTACTCTCAACTGGATCACAGAGTTTTAGTCCCTAAATCAGAGTTAATCCTTGCAATTTGTTTTCACTGTTGATCTGGCAACtggcagcctgtgagagaaaagaagaaaaaaggagacTGATGGATgaacaatgattttttttttggccatttatttcctgtcactttgCAGCTATGGTGGTCTCCACTGCAGAATAGTGTTTGGCCTTCAGGCTGTAAATGTTTGGGTGGAAGCTCCCACTCCAGGGTCTCTTTTGATGCGCAGGAGTTTGGGGACAAaagctgtttctgtgtgtgagagagccttgagtgtgtgtttgtgcgggTGAAGGCGGGGGGCAAGACACCGGCTCGGTCTTGGGGACTGCCAGGGTGTTGTCGTGGAGACCAGAGGCCAcaggtgacctctgacctgagGACTCATGGAGCGTTGCAGGACTCCTTTGAGTGTGGAGGTGGTGGGTGCGTACTGACGTCAGTGAAGGAGCGGACTGACAATAGAGACACAATAGATGTGTGATCTGTTGTTGGAGACTGCGTGGTAACCATTCCTGTAATTTAGGAACAGATTATAGAGAATCCACAGACTAGATAGAGGGGTGATATACTGCTGTCTCTGCTGGTGTGAATGCGTATGACTGATCACTGCATGATAATCACAGAGACAGCTTAAGTATTGTTTAGGGTACAAGTCACCgcacaaaaatgcatttttccatCTTCTCCAGCCCACAGCTTTATGACACAGAGGTGACGGAGAGATGACATTTTGCAATCAGCTCTCCTTTATCAAGCCAAAGCAAAAGAATAGTTCACTGTCAGCTGGAGTTTTGTGAGTCAGGATCTTGCAGTCAGGATTGGCTGCAAGATTACAGTTTAATGAATCAGTtaattctttttgcattttatggaaaaactacttaCCCtggctttaaaagaaaaatctaaatactttttaaataggTTACACTAATTAtgattttagattattttttgggcattttttggctttatttgatagtgggATAGtgagatacagagtgaaagtgggagacagaggggagcgAAAGGGCCCCAAGCTGGATTCGAATCTGGGGCCCTCTGCTTACAAGGACCAAGACTTCGTGGTCTGCagcatcaactggtttagagcgaataaacaaagctgcatgaataaGCGTTTGTctgaagatggcagtgtaatgtgttgctgcaggctaatctgtcagtaaacagtagaagaagaagagattgagcaagagagaacgAAAAAGAGGTTGCTAGTCGGACAACTTTGGCTAACCATGAGAGAAAAtcgagagaagtcttcaggaattggattcaattagGCAACTTATTGAATTAATCAACAATTGTTCTTTAATGTCATGCTTAATGGTAGCTACGACAGTACTTATTTGGAAATAGTGTTCCCATCTCCCATTTAGAGCATTTTGACAAAGACCATCCCAAGTGAGTAACTTTTCCACGCATTtcgaaagttttatcaaattttggtgtttccatcaagttttTCTCCTGTGAATCTTCAAAGTGCCCATTTGCActtgaaatttgttgatggaaacatgactgcTGATTATTGCCATATTATCAGCATTAGGTTATTCTTGTATCATGATCCTTCATGTTGTCAATATTGCAAAGCCTATCTGTTAGCTTAAAGCCTGTTGGGAGATTTTTTTGACAACAACCTATTAGCACAGTCCGTCTCCTTGCTGCTCTTCTCTCAGCAGAATCAGGCAGACAGCTGATGTGATGTCTTCGTTCAGCTGTTTGAGCTCCCAGGGGGTTGACACTcccctatgtgtgtgtgtgtttgtgtgtgtgtctgtgcatacaTGTGTCTTCTTAAAGTACTGGCAGCTGATGAAACACTAATTCTGCTGATCAGTTGGATGTCTGCTGACCATTTGTTGGCTAACCAAAAGAGGAGGATACAAATTCCTCTCTGCATCGAGCACAGTAAGTTTGAATAAACTGCACGCCTCAGTATTCCCACAGTATGATGTTAGTCCTGATGTGAAGCTTAAATAAAGGTGCAACTTAACACTTGTCCTGTCAGAGCCCAGTAAATCCAACATCCCCATTGTGAACTTCATACTAGACTTTTCCTTGCTGTAGCGTGTAAGTGCATAGCAGGTCAGTCATGCATGCTACAGTCTAGCAGATGGTGCAGCGGGGAGAGCCAGCCTCAGGCCAGCCAGCTAATCAAACACTAATCAGCCCTTCTTTTCCACACTGTACGCTCTGCCTCCCCTTCTCAACTCTGTTTCCTCACAttgtcctcctctttctccccaTTTTCTCCCCGTTTGCTCCTAATCTGTGGCTTATCCTATTACCCTGTTCTCTCCCTCCTGTCTGCACTCATCTTATAGACTCTATATAGACAAGACCGTGCCTGATCACTCAGAGGAGAAAGTGTCGTGCTCTTACACTTGGAGTTTTCACTCCTCAGTCATCTCTCTGCCCGTGGCTGGGCCTGATCCGCTCTGTGGGCCGTCTGTCGCTGCGATTAAAGCCTGGCCGGGTTAAGAAAATCACTGTGGGGCTTGGCCAGGAGTGCAGGGCTGCCTGCCTAGATTCTGCCACTGTTGGATATAAGACTGTTTAGCTCAAAGCTATCACAGTAAATGGTAATAGTTTGCATGACATTCATGTCAGTAGAACTGAAAGaaagtgtttgtctgtgtaagTAACAGTCAGAAGTATACTTTCTATGTTTTTGTACATTAGATGATTAGTTGTTTAACCAAATCAACCACACAATTCGTTTGTGTGTGTTCGAGTGAGCCTcagttaaacattgttttattttacatgaattCAAATGGGTAAAGTTGTAGGACTCACAGGCTTGACCTGAGTTTTTTTCCAACAGGTAATACTGAGAACACACCCAAGTTAATCATTATCACCAAGTGACAGGTGTTTCCTTATAGCAGAAGATTGATCGTTGAAAGATGGTCCCTGACCTTTCTCCTTGACAGAttgaaaactaaaacaaaacaatagc of Centropristis striata isolate RG_2023a ecotype Rhode Island chromosome 12, C.striata_1.0, whole genome shotgun sequence contains these proteins:
- the LOC131981733 gene encoding platelet-derived growth factor receptor-like protein codes for the protein MPLGNFGSKSRLVLSALLICAVIFELDAQEQRTTPGKKPKPSKPKLGKATNKGPRAVTAKPKIKATPVAPAQTFLTQVLNRGKFKKVGETISVQTGDTLELRCRGKPVRWSVPTYLEEDDDGRLRTVQHERYGVLTLVNTTGADTGEYTCYPMYCEDTDCRKEYDKAVKVFVFFPDPQELFVPSADYYEVIQLRTNWPTLLPCQVTSPEAKVTLHREFPPAEVAVDGTEISFNVKKGFTIHRPRPYHAGALFCVASLGNLRQSSTKYMLIYVNYPMAPPAPVIQASSSSVSVGENLRVSCSAVGEQDVVVEFTWEYPGQQIGRPLYTQDSLTPVGGGTQQSQSVLLVDEVREVDQGTYTCTAQNLQGAKSVSIAVKVVPKAKPKKP